A genomic window from Litoreibacter janthinus includes:
- the pcaQ gene encoding pca operon transcription factor PcaQ: MDRRIKFRHLEAFVVIVRARRLKRAAEQLNLTQPAISKTLRDLEEILGVSLMTRDRSGVRLTPEGKVFLQYAEQSTAALRQGINSIASLSEAGGHVLKIGVLPSVAAQVLPKAIEAFRRVSPDTILDVDEGSHGFLTDCLRNGELDLVVGRLGNAESMRGLSFTALYSESVVAVVAPDHPRRDATRLEQIEEDLIIYPPDAAAIRPLLAQLMLSRGMALFSDRIECVSGALGRAMTLGALQPVWFISRGVVADDLDAGRLVALDIDMRSTEGAVGIMARSEENSSALVGLFRIALSDAAVALASH, translated from the coding sequence ATGGATCGTAGGATCAAGTTTCGCCACCTCGAAGCCTTTGTGGTGATTGTACGGGCCAGGCGCTTGAAACGTGCTGCAGAGCAGCTGAACCTGACCCAGCCCGCCATCTCGAAAACCCTGCGCGACCTTGAGGAGATCTTGGGTGTCAGCTTGATGACGCGGGACCGGTCCGGTGTGCGGCTGACACCTGAAGGCAAGGTTTTCCTACAATACGCCGAACAAAGCACCGCCGCTCTGCGCCAAGGGATCAATAGTATTGCGTCCCTAAGCGAAGCAGGCGGGCATGTTCTGAAAATTGGAGTGCTGCCCAGCGTTGCAGCGCAGGTCTTGCCAAAGGCAATTGAAGCGTTCCGTCGTGTTTCCCCAGATACGATCCTGGATGTGGATGAGGGCTCACACGGGTTCCTGACCGATTGTCTGCGCAATGGAGAGCTCGACCTTGTTGTAGGTCGGTTGGGCAACGCCGAGTCGATGCGAGGCCTTTCGTTCACCGCGCTTTATTCCGAGAGTGTGGTCGCGGTCGTCGCGCCAGATCATCCCAGACGTGATGCGACGCGTCTTGAACAGATTGAAGAAGACCTGATCATCTATCCCCCTGACGCTGCCGCTATACGGCCGCTCTTGGCGCAGTTGATGCTGTCGCGGGGTATGGCTTTGTTCAGCGATAGGATCGAATGCGTTTCGGGTGCGTTGGGACGGGCGATGACCTTGGGTGCGTTGCAACCGGTCTGGTTTATCTCGCGAGGGGTTGTGGCGGATGACTTGGATGCGGGGCGACTTGTGGCGTTGGACATCGACATGCGGTCTACGGAAGGCGCGGTTGGGATCATGGCCCGGTCAGAGGAAAACTCATCTGCCCTCGTGGGCTTGTTTCGCATCGCGCTGTCCGACGCAGCAGTGGCATTGGCTTCTCACTAA
- a CDS encoding SDR family NAD(P)-dependent oxidoreductase: MILQNMSVAITGAGSGLGAATARRFAKAGAVVACLDLSEAAAQNVAAEVGGSAHSVDVSDSAAVETVFRDIEAAQGTPRVVVNCAGIGTAARILPRDGSLTIDSFEQALRVNLLGTYTVMNIAARAMAATDPTGADNARGVIINTASVAFEDGQIGQAAYSASKGGIVSMTLPAARELARFGIRVMAIAPGLFETSMSAGLPDDIRAEILKAVPYPSRMGDADEYAQLAQSIVENPMLNGTVIRLDAAARMPIK; encoded by the coding sequence ATGATTCTACAGAACATGTCAGTTGCTATTACAGGTGCAGGAAGCGGCTTAGGCGCTGCTACCGCGCGCCGATTTGCCAAGGCCGGCGCTGTGGTTGCGTGTCTCGACCTAAGTGAAGCAGCCGCGCAAAACGTCGCAGCCGAAGTTGGTGGCTCTGCCCATTCAGTCGACGTATCCGACAGCGCTGCTGTTGAGACTGTGTTTAGAGATATAGAGGCCGCGCAGGGCACCCCGCGTGTTGTTGTCAATTGTGCGGGCATCGGCACTGCTGCCCGTATTTTGCCGCGCGACGGTAGCCTGACCATCGACAGTTTTGAGCAAGCCCTTCGTGTCAACCTTTTGGGTACGTATACCGTTATGAATATCGCCGCGCGGGCAATGGCTGCTACTGACCCGACCGGCGCCGACAATGCGCGTGGCGTAATCATCAATACCGCATCCGTAGCATTCGAAGACGGACAGATTGGTCAAGCCGCCTACTCTGCGTCCAAGGGCGGTATCGTTTCGATGACTCTTCCCGCCGCTCGGGAGCTTGCGCGCTTTGGCATTCGTGTCATGGCAATCGCGCCCGGTCTTTTTGAGACCTCCATGAGCGCCGGCCTCCCAGATGATATTCGCGCCGAGATCCTCAAGGCCGTCCCATACCCATCCCGAATGGGCGACGCCGATGAGTACGCGCAGCTTGCGCAAAGCATTGTTGAGAACCCAATGCTGAACGGAACAGTGATCCGTCTTGATGCTGCCGCGCGCATGCCCATTAAATAA
- a CDS encoding crotonase/enoyl-CoA hydratase family protein, translating into MTKSKAKDAVLLVEIDGPVATLTMNRPAKRNAMCDELLDAIDAFFLKPPKGVRVVILTGTAGHYCSGLDLSEHVARDAEGTMRHSRNWHRVMDVIQMSGLPVVSAMFGAVIGGGLELAASTHVRIAEPSCIFQLPEGRRGIFVGGGATVRVGRILGADRMCEMMLTGRKFGTEEGLAMGLTHYAVGEGEALVKARELAKGIAHNASLSNYMMIQAISRISDMSRSDGLFTESLAAAVSQTSADAEEGLKAFLEKRKPVFR; encoded by the coding sequence GTGACCAAGTCCAAAGCCAAAGACGCCGTGTTGCTCGTTGAGATCGATGGGCCTGTTGCGACGCTGACGATGAATCGGCCCGCAAAGAGAAACGCGATGTGCGATGAGCTTCTTGATGCGATTGATGCATTCTTCTTAAAGCCGCCCAAGGGCGTACGTGTTGTGATCCTGACGGGTACGGCTGGTCATTACTGTTCTGGTTTGGATTTGTCGGAACACGTCGCGCGCGACGCAGAAGGCACCATGCGCCATTCGCGTAACTGGCACCGGGTCATGGATGTGATCCAGATGTCTGGTCTTCCGGTCGTGTCTGCGATGTTTGGGGCCGTTATTGGTGGCGGGCTAGAGCTTGCTGCTTCGACACACGTGCGTATCGCAGAACCGTCTTGCATCTTTCAGCTGCCCGAAGGGCGCCGCGGCATCTTTGTTGGCGGTGGCGCGACGGTTCGGGTTGGCCGCATCTTGGGCGCGGACCGGATGTGCGAGATGATGCTGACGGGCCGCAAATTCGGCACCGAAGAGGGGCTCGCGATGGGCCTAACCCATTACGCCGTTGGCGAAGGCGAGGCACTCGTTAAGGCTCGTGAATTGGCCAAGGGTATCGCCCACAACGCGTCTTTGTCCAACTACATGATGATCCAAGCGATCAGTCGCATTTCAGACATGTCGCGCAGCGACGGTCTGTTTACCGAAAGCCTTGCTGCAGCGGTCTCTCAGACCAGTGCGGACGCCGAAGAGGGGCTCAAGGCATTTCTCGAAAAACGCAAACCTGTCTTTCGTTAA
- a CDS encoding TRAP transporter substrate-binding protein codes for MTNMTRRTALASMGAALATPALVSRASAAEVTLRLHHFLPPVAPMHSRFFEVWAAELAEASEGAIEVQIFPAMQLGGRPPQLADQVRNGICDIAWTLPVYTPDRFPVAETMSNPFMVTNAEKTSVALHTLMDEFGADDYRGMKPLAFHTHDGGKLHTRDAPVLSAADLQGLKLRAPNQATGDMLAGFGAEVVFFPVTEMVSGLSSGVIDGCCLPYEVVPAFKLQELTSFTSEPAEGARGLYANTFSLLMNEAKYEGMSDDLRGVIDAASGIDLSRRIGAQFDGFEAYGRGVVEKQGNTIETIPAEEIAIWVEAASPVHEAWIGKLNDKGLDGAAIMARANDLLDAG; via the coding sequence ATGACCAATATGACCCGCCGTACGGCACTTGCCTCAATGGGCGCAGCGCTCGCGACGCCTGCTCTGGTTTCGCGCGCAAGCGCGGCAGAAGTAACGCTTCGCCTGCACCATTTCCTGCCACCTGTCGCTCCTATGCATTCGCGCTTCTTCGAAGTATGGGCTGCCGAACTTGCAGAAGCGTCTGAGGGCGCGATCGAAGTTCAAATTTTCCCAGCGATGCAGCTTGGCGGAAGACCGCCACAGCTCGCTGATCAGGTGCGCAACGGCATTTGCGACATCGCGTGGACACTGCCGGTCTATACGCCAGATCGCTTCCCCGTAGCGGAAACCATGTCGAACCCATTCATGGTGACAAATGCCGAAAAGACATCCGTGGCATTGCACACGCTGATGGATGAATTCGGAGCGGACGATTACCGAGGCATGAAGCCTTTGGCGTTCCATACGCATGATGGCGGCAAGCTGCACACACGCGACGCTCCAGTGCTGAGCGCTGCTGATTTGCAAGGATTGAAGCTGCGTGCGCCGAACCAGGCAACAGGCGATATGCTTGCCGGTTTTGGTGCCGAGGTCGTCTTCTTCCCGGTTACTGAAATGGTCTCCGGCTTGTCTAGCGGAGTCATCGATGGCTGTTGCCTGCCGTACGAAGTTGTGCCGGCGTTCAAACTTCAGGAACTGACTTCCTTCACCTCCGAACCAGCAGAAGGCGCACGTGGCCTTTATGCCAACACCTTCTCGCTTTTGATGAACGAAGCGAAATACGAAGGCATGTCCGACGACTTACGCGGTGTGATCGACGCTGCATCAGGCATTGATCTGTCCCGCCGTATTGGTGCGCAGTTCGACGGCTTTGAAGCATATGGCCGTGGCGTTGTCGAAAAGCAGGGCAATACGATCGAAACCATCCCGGCCGAAGAAATCGCAATCTGGGTAGAAGCGGCATCGCCAGTTCATGAAGCTTGGATCGGCAAGCTGAATGACAAAGGCCTAGATGGCGCAGCGATCATGGCTCGCGCCAACGATTTGCTCGACGCAGGCTAA
- a CDS encoding TRAP transporter small permease: MSEILTDSTEGPRAPLNTLLHRICVSSAAVGGLVIFGAAFFVTFSIIKSLLGFGAMRGEFELVELACATSASLFLPLCQLTKGHVLVDVFTGWLPVRVNQTMDAIWTLLFAIGWAFVCWQLFHGLWEVHGYGDRTMLLRVPVWWAYVPAVFGAGLSAFVAVVQSLSVLMPRLARKVGA; this comes from the coding sequence ATGTCTGAGATACTTACAGACTCAACAGAGGGGCCTCGTGCCCCTCTGAACACTCTTTTGCACCGAATTTGCGTTTCCAGCGCTGCTGTCGGTGGATTGGTCATCTTTGGCGCGGCCTTCTTTGTCACCTTTTCCATCATAAAAAGCCTGCTGGGCTTCGGTGCGATGCGCGGCGAATTTGAATTGGTGGAGTTGGCATGCGCAACTAGTGCATCGCTATTCCTTCCGCTTTGCCAGCTCACCAAAGGGCACGTCCTGGTTGACGTATTTACCGGTTGGTTGCCAGTCCGGGTGAACCAAACCATGGATGCAATTTGGACCCTGCTCTTTGCAATCGGGTGGGCCTTTGTCTGTTGGCAACTCTTTCACGGTCTTTGGGAGGTGCACGGATATGGCGACCGTACGATGTTGCTTCGCGTTCCGGTTTGGTGGGCCTATGTACCAGCCGTATTTGGAGCCGGACTGTCCGCTTTCGTCGCGGTTGTTCAAAGCTTGTCTGTCCTAATGCCGCGTCTTGCCAGAAAAGTAGGTGCCTGA
- a CDS encoding TRAP transporter large permease codes for MDPFVFSIVLIVGLFVLIFMRMPIALAMALAGVVGYIQLSSFASLKFYLSTAWVDKFMSYDFAVIPLFILMGHLATRSGISASIFNAARAWIGHMRGGLAMAAVAGCALFGSISGSSLATASTMTRVAMPEMRKHGFSGALSAGSLAAGGTLGILIPPSIVLIIFALLTEQNIVKLFLAATVPGILAVVGFMIAISIYVRLFPEEGPTSERSNFAERIRAIGEIWHVLVIFGVVLGGIYGGLFTPAQGASVGVVLTLVLGSLKGGLTLRSVLDSLIDTAGTSAMIFAIVFGADLFNVALALSRMPLDVAQYFAASDIAPMLILLAIVVFYLVMGCLMDSLSMILLTVPVFFPTVMALDFGLLPEQQAMWFGIIALVVVEMGLITPPVGMNLFVISAMARDIPMKQIFRGTVPFILAEFCRIAILVSFPALSYWLVDLVMN; via the coding sequence ATGGATCCGTTCGTCTTCTCAATTGTTCTTATCGTCGGGCTGTTTGTCCTCATCTTTATGAGGATGCCGATCGCGCTGGCGATGGCTCTGGCGGGCGTCGTTGGCTACATCCAACTCAGTTCTTTCGCGAGCTTGAAATTCTATTTGAGCACCGCGTGGGTGGATAAGTTCATGTCATACGACTTCGCCGTCATTCCTCTGTTCATTTTGATGGGCCATCTGGCGACGAGATCTGGAATTTCGGCATCCATTTTCAACGCCGCACGCGCTTGGATTGGCCATATGCGGGGCGGACTTGCCATGGCTGCGGTCGCAGGTTGCGCGCTGTTTGGTTCAATTTCCGGGTCTTCGCTTGCCACGGCTTCGACGATGACGCGGGTGGCCATGCCTGAGATGCGCAAACACGGGTTCTCAGGCGCCTTGTCGGCGGGTTCACTTGCCGCCGGCGGGACGTTGGGCATACTGATTCCGCCGTCAATCGTTCTCATCATCTTTGCTCTGCTGACGGAACAAAACATCGTCAAACTTTTCCTTGCCGCGACTGTTCCCGGTATCTTAGCCGTTGTCGGCTTCATGATTGCCATCTCGATCTACGTGCGCCTGTTCCCGGAAGAGGGGCCAACGAGTGAGCGGTCCAACTTCGCTGAGCGTATCCGTGCAATCGGTGAAATCTGGCACGTTCTGGTTATCTTTGGTGTCGTTCTTGGCGGCATTTACGGTGGCTTGTTTACACCTGCCCAAGGCGCCTCTGTAGGTGTTGTACTAACGCTTGTTCTGGGATCGCTGAAGGGCGGGCTAACCCTGCGCTCGGTTCTGGACAGCCTCATTGATACGGCAGGCACCAGCGCGATGATCTTTGCCATCGTTTTTGGTGCAGACCTGTTTAACGTTGCCCTCGCCCTTAGCCGGATGCCGCTAGACGTGGCGCAGTATTTTGCCGCGTCTGACATCGCGCCCATGCTGATTTTGCTGGCCATCGTTGTGTTCTACCTCGTGATGGGGTGCCTGATGGACAGCTTGTCGATGATACTGCTGACGGTTCCGGTCTTTTTCCCGACGGTCATGGCGCTAGATTTCGGCTTGTTGCCAGAACAACAGGCCATGTGGTTCGGGATCATCGCGCTGGTCGTGGTGGAGATGGGGTTGATAACCCCACCCGTGGGCATGAATTTGTTCGTGATCTCAGCGATGGCAAGAGACATCCCGATGAAACAGATTTTTCGTGGCACGGTGCCGTTCATTTTGGCCGAGTTCTGCCGTATCGCGATCCTAGTTAGCTTTCCGGCGCTGAGCTATTGGCTGGTCGACCTTGTGATGAATTAG
- a CDS encoding MarR family winged helix-turn-helix transcriptional regulator — protein sequence MPLSKISATAPKAPGTPASDMLLRQFVGYRVKRANLLIQDDMAKTLEPFGLRTGTFSALAVVISNPGISQSDLSDVLNIKRSGVVVVVDELERAGVLKRKPVKGDRRTNALTVTAAGRRLWNKVEKAVQDHEAVLFSGLDLEEIATLHDLLARATKSPISDLEKEQ from the coding sequence ATGCCGCTTTCGAAAATTAGTGCGACTGCACCCAAGGCGCCGGGAACTCCGGCAAGCGATATGCTTTTGCGTCAGTTTGTGGGCTACAGGGTGAAACGTGCCAACCTGCTGATCCAAGACGACATGGCAAAAACGCTCGAGCCGTTTGGCCTGCGCACCGGAACTTTTTCCGCCCTTGCGGTCGTCATTTCGAACCCGGGGATTTCCCAGTCAGACTTGTCCGATGTCTTGAATATCAAGCGCTCTGGCGTGGTCGTTGTGGTGGATGAACTTGAACGCGCTGGGGTGCTAAAGCGCAAGCCTGTCAAAGGGGACCGTCGGACCAATGCGCTTACAGTTACGGCCGCAGGTCGGCGCCTTTGGAACAAAGTCGAAAAGGCTGTGCAAGACCATGAAGCGGTGCTTTTCAGCGGCTTAGACCTAGAAGAGATCGCGACGCTTCACGATCTTCTGGCGCGGGCGACCAAGAGCCCAATATCGGATTTGGAGAAAGAACAATGA
- a CDS encoding feruloyl-CoA synthase, giving the protein MIDKQTGLNLVPHDVSMERVGRDLVMSSKIPLGDVVDRTADWLHHWAETTPDNVFLAERTATGWREVTFKQALEAVRGIAGSLGGRNMGQDTPIVILSGNSVNHALLSFGAQYAGVPTVPLAEQYSLITEAHGRLIYVLDKVRPAMAYTDDAGLFASALSLPQLEDVEIVATKTEGAPGPVTSFASLVEGDASQDADALLATTGPDTVAKILFTSGSSSDPKGVLTTQRMMCANQAQMSAVLPFLAERAPRICDWLPWNHVFGGSHNVNMMLANGGTLVVDDGKPTKKYFDRTVRNIIERPGTLAFNVPVGFSMLVHEMETNTKLRDAYFRDLDLIFYAGASLPQDVWTRLEEMAIEVRGRLPLMISSWGMTETAPATLMVHEPIGRSGVIGVPLPATKVKLSPDDEMRCELRVQGPNVMTGYYDDPVKSAEAFDDGGYLVTGDAVRFVNPEEPNMGLAFDGRVSEDFKLLTGTWVQAGKLRLDALDALRGLVQDVMICGHDRDAIGLFVFPLPDQVHGNNTSEGAVIDPVLQSQIDTRLAEMAKAASGSAKRISRAIILAEPPSLKDGEITDKGSLNPRKIMTRRADLLERLYDNEDPALIRV; this is encoded by the coding sequence ATGATTGATAAGCAGACCGGCCTCAACCTGGTGCCCCACGACGTGAGTATGGAGCGCGTAGGCAGAGATCTGGTCATGTCGTCAAAGATCCCATTGGGGGACGTCGTTGACCGGACTGCGGACTGGCTTCATCACTGGGCCGAAACAACGCCCGACAACGTCTTTCTGGCCGAGCGGACTGCGACCGGCTGGCGAGAGGTTACATTCAAGCAAGCGCTCGAAGCGGTGCGCGGCATCGCGGGCTCGTTGGGCGGGCGCAACATGGGTCAGGACACGCCGATCGTGATCTTGTCCGGAAATTCGGTCAATCACGCTCTGCTTTCTTTCGGTGCGCAATATGCAGGTGTGCCGACGGTTCCACTGGCCGAGCAGTATTCGCTGATAACCGAAGCGCACGGTCGACTGATCTATGTGTTGGATAAGGTGCGCCCGGCAATGGCCTATACGGATGATGCTGGGCTCTTTGCCTCTGCTTTGTCACTGCCTCAGTTGGAGGATGTGGAAATTGTTGCGACCAAGACCGAGGGCGCGCCGGGGCCTGTGACGTCCTTTGCCAGCCTTGTGGAAGGCGACGCAAGCCAAGATGCCGATGCGCTTTTGGCAACGACTGGCCCTGATACCGTAGCCAAGATCCTCTTCACGTCCGGCTCGTCGTCTGACCCAAAGGGGGTTCTGACGACGCAGCGGATGATGTGTGCGAACCAGGCTCAGATGTCTGCAGTTTTGCCATTTCTTGCAGAACGCGCGCCGCGCATCTGCGATTGGCTGCCGTGGAACCATGTTTTCGGTGGATCGCATAATGTGAACATGATGCTCGCGAATGGCGGCACGCTTGTCGTGGATGACGGAAAGCCGACGAAAAAGTATTTCGATCGCACCGTTCGAAACATTATCGAACGGCCCGGCACACTGGCGTTCAACGTGCCGGTTGGATTTTCCATGTTGGTCCACGAGATGGAGACCAATACCAAGCTACGCGACGCCTATTTCCGCGATCTGGACTTGATTTTTTATGCGGGGGCTTCTCTGCCGCAAGATGTCTGGACCCGGTTAGAGGAAATGGCGATCGAAGTGCGTGGCCGCCTCCCGTTGATGATTTCCAGCTGGGGTATGACCGAGACGGCCCCCGCTACCCTCATGGTTCATGAACCTATCGGCCGTTCCGGCGTGATCGGAGTTCCGTTGCCTGCGACCAAAGTCAAACTGTCCCCAGATGATGAAATGCGTTGTGAATTGCGGGTCCAAGGCCCCAACGTCATGACGGGCTACTACGACGATCCAGTCAAATCCGCCGAGGCATTCGATGATGGGGGCTATCTGGTTACGGGCGACGCTGTGCGTTTCGTTAATCCGGAGGAGCCAAACATGGGGCTGGCCTTTGATGGGCGCGTTTCCGAGGATTTTAAGCTCCTGACGGGCACATGGGTGCAGGCGGGTAAGCTTCGGCTGGATGCTCTGGATGCGCTGCGCGGCTTGGTCCAAGACGTGATGATCTGCGGGCATGATCGCGACGCCATCGGGCTGTTTGTCTTCCCCCTTCCGGACCAAGTGCATGGCAATAACACATCAGAAGGCGCGGTCATTGATCCCGTACTGCAAAGCCAAATCGACACCCGCTTGGCTGAAATGGCAAAGGCTGCATCGGGGTCCGCCAAACGGATTTCACGGGCTATCATTCTGGCCGAGCCTCCTTCACTGAAGGACGGAGAGATTACAGACAAAGGCTCGCTCAACCCGCGTAAAATCATGACACGTCGGGCTGATTTGCTCGAGCGGTTATATGACAACGAAGACCCGGCATTGATCCGGGTATGA
- a CDS encoding amidohydrolase family protein, giving the protein MVDFAKVRAIDFHTHAEEACGCHADDGYDELQSTMAKYFGAPWQHPPTIDETAAHYRETNIAAVIFPVDSERETGYRRYDNYEVADACAKNDDILIPFASIDPAKGKLGAREARDLVENHGVQGFKFHPTMQGFYPNDRSAYVLYEAIAESGKPALFHTGQTGVGSGMPGGNGMRLKYSNPMYMDDLAVDFPDMPIILAHPSFPWQEEALSVAQHKPNVYIDLSGWSPKYFPKILVQYANRMLKHKMLFGSDWPMIAPEKWLDAFDQADFRDEVRPLILKENAMRLLGVTF; this is encoded by the coding sequence ATGGTAGATTTTGCAAAAGTTCGAGCGATCGATTTTCACACTCACGCAGAAGAGGCCTGCGGGTGTCATGCGGATGACGGCTATGACGAGCTGCAAAGCACGATGGCCAAATATTTTGGCGCTCCTTGGCAACATCCGCCAACCATTGACGAAACCGCCGCGCACTATCGGGAAACGAATATCGCGGCGGTGATCTTTCCCGTCGATTCAGAACGTGAAACGGGGTACCGACGCTATGACAACTATGAGGTCGCCGACGCCTGCGCCAAAAACGATGACATCCTGATCCCCTTCGCCTCGATTGATCCGGCCAAAGGCAAGCTTGGTGCACGCGAAGCCCGTGATTTAGTAGAAAACCACGGCGTTCAGGGGTTCAAGTTCCACCCCACAATGCAAGGATTCTACCCAAACGATCGGTCCGCCTACGTGCTTTATGAGGCCATCGCGGAATCTGGAAAACCTGCACTGTTCCACACAGGTCAGACTGGTGTCGGGTCAGGCATGCCCGGCGGTAACGGAATGCGGCTCAAGTACTCCAACCCGATGTATATGGATGATCTGGCCGTGGACTTCCCCGATATGCCGATCATCCTCGCGCATCCGTCCTTCCCTTGGCAGGAAGAGGCGCTGTCGGTCGCGCAGCATAAGCCGAATGTCTATATCGACCTGTCGGGCTGGTCGCCGAAATACTTCCCTAAGATCCTTGTCCAATACGCGAACCGGATGTTGAAGCACAAAATGCTCTTCGGGTCGGACTGGCCGATGATCGCTCCAGAAAAGTGGCTGGATGCATTCGATCAGGCAGATTTCCGAGACGAAGTTCGCCCACTCATTTTAAAAGAAAATGCCATGCGCCTGTTGGGCGTTACCTTTTAG
- a CDS encoding acyl-CoA dehydrogenase family protein, with translation MTSFTAPVDDILFSLETIAGANRISVWDGDLAAEIAAHFGAFAEGAIAPLNATGHSQGCKLENGRVRMPDGFKDAFEQLTEMGWQGLTAPENYGGMGQNALVAAAVSEIFSGANLSMQMVCNLVPGAISTLRKFGNEAQQSEWIPKLAAGEALSTMCLTEPGAGSDLSRIRTKATRNENGWIIDGEKIFISGGDQDLSDDILHLVLARTGTKEDGVKGLSLFLTSKNMAGTAITITRIEEKMGLHASPTCQMAFDGCPAELIGEEGAGLAAMFVLMNHARLDVSLQGVALAGHAYRIAKAYASERKQGRRPDGSEAVLTDHADVRRMLDEQRTLEIGARGMAHVALVELLNGKRPELVEFLTPLCKVFCTEAGITSSNLGIQILGGYGYLTEYGLAQTWADARITAIYEGANGIHELAVATRGLRLKGGAGADAFDALIEELTDNATVLELRELWRKARASVAQAEDPTILAHDFAQLSCSLFHRAVCSRFAESNSDLEYARLRDFALSRPLTFSSFLV, from the coding sequence ATGACCAGTTTTACAGCGCCCGTAGACGACATCCTGTTTTCGCTGGAGACCATCGCAGGTGCAAACAGGATTTCGGTTTGGGACGGCGATCTGGCTGCCGAGATTGCGGCTCATTTCGGGGCCTTTGCTGAGGGTGCAATTGCGCCATTGAACGCAACTGGACACAGCCAAGGGTGCAAGTTGGAAAACGGGCGTGTGCGTATGCCGGATGGTTTTAAGGATGCTTTCGAACAATTGACTGAAATGGGGTGGCAAGGTCTGACCGCACCCGAAAATTATGGCGGAATGGGACAAAACGCACTTGTTGCGGCGGCCGTCTCGGAAATATTTTCGGGTGCAAACCTGTCAATGCAGATGGTTTGTAATCTTGTGCCTGGAGCGATTTCGACCCTGCGAAAGTTTGGCAATGAAGCACAGCAATCAGAATGGATTCCGAAACTAGCTGCAGGTGAGGCGCTCTCGACGATGTGCTTGACCGAGCCTGGGGCGGGGTCCGATCTATCGCGCATCCGCACCAAGGCCACGCGCAATGAAAACGGATGGATCATTGATGGAGAAAAGATATTCATCTCTGGCGGCGACCAAGACCTGAGCGATGACATCCTACATCTGGTCCTTGCACGGACTGGCACAAAAGAGGACGGCGTCAAAGGGTTGTCCCTGTTCCTTACAAGTAAGAATATGGCTGGAACGGCCATCACGATTACACGGATTGAAGAAAAGATGGGCCTTCACGCGTCGCCAACCTGCCAAATGGCATTTGACGGCTGCCCAGCTGAGCTGATCGGCGAAGAGGGAGCCGGGCTGGCTGCGATGTTCGTTCTGATGAACCACGCGCGCTTAGACGTGAGCTTGCAAGGCGTCGCTCTTGCCGGACACGCGTATCGCATCGCTAAAGCATATGCGAGTGAGCGCAAACAAGGACGACGGCCAGACGGATCAGAGGCGGTACTGACAGACCATGCCGACGTGCGTCGCATGCTTGACGAACAACGAACGCTTGAAATTGGCGCACGCGGAATGGCGCATGTGGCGCTGGTCGAATTGCTAAATGGGAAACGACCGGAACTGGTCGAATTTCTGACTCCGCTGTGCAAGGTTTTCTGTACAGAAGCTGGTATCACCTCTTCCAATCTCGGCATCCAGATCCTTGGGGGATATGGATATTTGACTGAATACGGCCTTGCGCAGACTTGGGCTGACGCGCGGATCACCGCAATTTACGAGGGGGCGAATGGCATCCATGAACTTGCTGTGGCAACCCGGGGCCTTCGCCTCAAAGGTGGAGCAGGGGCGGATGCCTTTGATGCGCTGATCGAAGAGCTGACCGATAACGCAACTGTATTGGAACTTCGTGAGCTTTGGCGTAAAGCGCGGGCATCAGTTGCTCAAGCTGAGGATCCAACGATTTTGGCACATGATTTCGCGCAATTGAGTTGCAGCCTTTTTCACCGTGCGGTTTGCAGTCGTTTCGCAGAATCCAACTCTGATCTGGAATACGCCAGACTGCGCGATTTCGCTTTGTCTCGTCCTTTGACCTTCAGCAGCTTCCTCGTCTGA
- a CDS encoding Arm DNA-binding domain-containing protein — MSDFEGLFILVKVSGAKPWRFKYRIDGKERLLVFGNYPAVTLAKARQARDIAKALLADGQDPSEAKQEEKRLRLEAKGQTFEKIGAAFLAKQRKRGEVGGYAFQDRISP; from the coding sequence GTGAGTGACTTTGAGGGGCTGTTCATTTTGGTGAAGGTCAGTGGAGCGAAGCCGTGGCGGTTCAAGTACCGGATTGATGGTAAAGAGCGCCTGTTGGTGTTCGGGAATTATCCAGCGGTGACGCTGGCCAAAGCGCGACAAGCCCGAGACATCGCTAAGGCGCTCTTGGCGGATGGGCAGGACCCAAGCGAAGCTAAACAAGAAGAAAAGCGGTTGCGGCTTGAGGCCAAGGGCCAAACTTTCGAGAAGATTGGCGCGGCGTTTCTGGCCAAGCAACGCAAAAGAGGGGAGGTCGGTGGCTACGCTTTCCAAGACAGAATATCACCTTAA